The genomic DNA GGGCGTCAGCTTCCTCGTCGGAGAGGGGTTCCGCAGGGCGTAGCGCCTCGAAAAGGGATAGGTTCTGGCCGAGCAGCCGGGTGTAGGTCTCCCAGTCCAGCACCACCACCGCAGGACGACCACGTCGGGTTACGGTCTGGGCTTCACCCTTCATGGCCAACTCCACCACCTCGGAGAAACGGGCCTTGGCTTCCTGAAGCTGCCAGATGCGTTTCACTCAAACAGT from Meiothermus cerbereus DSM 11376 includes the following:
- a CDS encoding type II toxin-antitoxin system Phd/YefM family antitoxin, whose amino-acid sequence is MKRIWQLQEAKARFSEVVELAMKGEAQTVTRRGRPAVVVLDWETYTRLLGQNLSLFEALRPAEPLSDEEADALFDRSQADYREVGL